The nucleotide sequence AGATGTCGCCGCCGCGCGCTTTCAACACAAACAGAATCAGCGACCGTCCCGTCTGAGGAAGACTGAGGATCACCGTGAGAAGCAGCGTCCGAATGAGAAGTCTTGTGTTCTGCCGAATCGCCGGGTATTCGGGATACTGCCGGAAAACGAAATACCCCGCAACGTGCGCCGGAAAAAGCAGGATCGCCAGCGGATGAGAGAAGAGAGCCACCAGCGTACTGATCACGTAGAAGGCCGCGCGACCGCGTGAGTACCGCTCCAAGAGAAGCACCAGGGAATAGATCGAAAGGATCCCGCCCAGCAGATACAGCGTATAGGGCCGCGCCTCCTGCGAGTGCTGGATGGCAAACGGACTCACCGCCATGAATAGCGCCGCCGCCAGACCAGCCGTGCGCCCGAACATCTTCTTGCCCGTCACATAGATCGCCCAAACGCACAGCACGCCGAATATCGATGACGGAAGGCGCAGTGCGGTCTCGGATGATCCGAATACCCCAAACCAGAGTTTGAGCAGAAAGGGATGGAGCCAGCCTTGCCGGTGGCTGTGCCAGTCGGTAAACAATCCCCAATAGCTGCTCTCGATCCGCACCAGCACGGCGCTCTCATCGAACCAGAGACTCTCGGATGCGATGCGAAAGATGCGCAGCACTGCCGCCAGCGCGATGATCGCCAGAAGGATCCAATCAAACGATTTTCGCTTGTCGGTCATCGGATCAATTTGGTTTGGACTGAGGATAGAAACAGGCAGGACGATGAGTGGCGAGAAGACAGAGAAAGCCAAGCCTAACTGCTTGGTTTTTCAATTGTGCGCCCACCGCGACTCGAACGCGGAACCCTCAGCTTAGAAGGCTGATGCTCTATCCCGTTGAGCTATGGGCGCTCGTCAAATGATGGAGGCAAATTTAGCGGTAAATCCTTGAAAAGTCAAGGCGGCTTGGGGGACTCACTTGCTTGTTGTTCGTAAATTGGCAAAAGCGGCCTCAAGAACTTCATCCCGACCCTCGGCAAGCCCGGCAGCGGTAGGCACAGAGACGACGTCAACCGGAAAGCCCTTGCCGTTTCCGTAGCCGTTTTCCCAGTACGGCTCTCGAACGGTAATGACGGCGCACGCGCCTTTCCCGAACTCGATTCGGTGGGTGATCCCCCCCGCCCCGGCGGTAGGTTCTCCAATCAGAACGGCTCGCTTCGCCCACACCAGCGGTTGCAGGAATTGTTCGGCCACGCCGGATGTCAGCGCGTTGACCAATACCATCACCTTCCCGCGAAAGACCGGAGGCCGGGGAGCGAGCATTTCCTCCGGTACGTCTTCCTTGTGTCGTAAGTACCAAACACCATTGTGCGTCGTATCCCGTTGGGAAGGCTGCACGATCTCGCAATAGGGTCCGAGCGGCAATGGAAAGAGCGCCAGTCTCGCCAGAAGCTCGCGCGGAAGTTCACCGCCGGAAACGTCCCGCAGATCGAGAATCACCGCAGAAGCTTCAGAATTCTCATCCAGAAGGCGAACTGCGTCCTCCGCCGCGGCGGCAGTGAGCGCATGATGGAAATCGAGGTACAGAATTCCTCCGCCCATCAGTCTCGAATCCAGGCCAGAGCGGGCGAACAACTCGTGGTAATAGGTATTGCGCAGGCCGGAATCACGGACGAATATCACTTCGTATTCATCGCCATTCGGTCGCCGGAATCGGAAGCTCGCCTTTGTGCCTGCCTTCCCCGTGAACACTCGCTGGGCCGCTTGCGCCCGCTTCGCCGGTAAAGCTGAAGCGCTCACATGCGGAAAGCACTCCGTTTCGATCCATTCCCACACCGGAATCTCATCCACTGCAATCAGCTCGTCACCAATCTGAACCCCGCTGGAACGGACTTCGGGAGAGCCGCTCAATTCGCATACCAACACCTTCTCCTCCGCCACAAGGATGCGAATCGGCACGGTGTCGTATTCCTGCGGAAGATCGTCCGGGAACTCAATCGTGGTCTGCCCATCGCCAAGTTCAGCCAGCTTCATCCGCAAGATTCGCCAGAATTCGACGTCGGTCGGCGCGTTCAGAAGTCCCCGCAGGATCGGATCGAAATCCCTTGCCCACTGCCTGCGATCCATAGTACGGCGTGTCGTCGTCTCGAAACCGACAAAATGATCGCGCACGGCCACCCACGTCTTCGTCCAAAGGGCGGCTCGCTCGGCCGAATCAAGGGCGAACGCCTTCAGTGATAACAGTGCGATGCACAGCAGCGTCAAGACAATTCGGGATTTCACGAAATCCTTCCAACAGAGTTGAGGCGGCCCGTCAAGCCGCCCCGATCATTCGGTTGATCCGATCTCAGAACGCGACGGTTTCCTCGTATTCCGAGTAGACTTCCTTAAGTGTGTCAACCATCTCGCCGAGCGTGCAGTAGGCGTGCGCGCTCGCGATCAAAGACGGCATGATGTTTTTGTCGGCCTCCGCGTCTTGCTTGATACGATCCAGGCACTCTTGCGCCCGTTTCGCATCACGTCTGCGGCGAAGCGCGGCGATGCGAGTGGATTGCCGCTTCTGAACTTCGTTCTCCTCGATTTTCAGAATGGGAATCTCGAGCTCCTCGCCTTCGACCTGATATTTGTTGACTCCCACAATAACTCGCCGGCCTTCGTCAATCTCCTGCTGGTACCGGAAAGCCGCGTGGGCGATCTCTCTCTGGAAGAATCCGCCTTCAATCCCCCGCACGACTCCGCCGAGCGCTTCGATCTTCTGGAAATATTCTTCGGCTCCTTTTTCCATCCGGTCGGTCATCCACTCGACAAAGTAGCTTCCTCCGAGAGGATCTATGGGCGCTCCGGCCACCACTTCATGCCGAATCACCTGCTGCGTGCGCATAGCCAGCGTGACGGCTTTCTCACTGGGAAGCGCCAGCGTCTCATCCATCGAATTGGTATGCAGACTCTGCGTCCCGCCGAGCACTCCCGCCAGAGCTTCCGTCGCGGTGCGAATGAGATTCACTTCCGGTTGCTGGGCGGTCAAGCTGCACCCGGCGGTCTGCGTGTGGAACCGGCAGAGCATCGAGCGCTCACTTTGGGCTCCGTAACTGTCGCGCATTCGCCGGGCCCAGATCCGGCGGGCGGCCCGAAACTTGCCGATCTCCTCGAAAAAGTCGAGATGCGAATTGAAAAAGAGGGAGATGCGCGGCGCGAACTCGTCAATATCCAATCCGCGCTTGAGCGTCTCCTCGACATAGGTGAATCCGTCGGCCAATGTGAAGGCCAGTTCTTGAATCGCGGTGGAGCCCGCTTCGCGGATGTGATACCCGCTGACGGAAACGGGATTCCACTTCGGCATCTCGCGCGCCGCAAACTCGATCGTGTCCACCACCAATTTGACGGACGGCTGGGGCGGGTAGATGAACTCCTTCTGCGCGATATACTCTTTCAGAATATCGTTCTGCAACGTTCCGCCGAGTTGCTCGCGTTTCCAGCCCTGATTCTCGGCGGCGGCGATAAACATCGCCCAGATGACCGCCGCCGGGCCGTTGATCGTCATCGAGGTTGTGATTTTCCCCAGCGGAATGTCTTTGAAGAGAATCTCCATATCTTCGAGAGACGCCACCGCCACGCCGCACTTCCCGACTTCTCCGGCTGACCACGGACTGTCCGGATCGCGACCCATCAGAGTCGGCAAGTCGAACGCCACCGACAAACCCTCTCCCCCCTGCTCGATGATGTAGCGATAGCGAGCATTCGTCTCCTCCGGTCCGGCGAATCCCGAAAATTGCCGCATCGTCCAGGGCTTTCCGCGATACATGGACGAATGCACTCCCCGGGTAAAGGGAAACTGCCCGGGGAATCCCAGTTTCTCCAGGTACTCTTCGGCCTGATGTGGTTCCTCCGTCCAGCTCAGCGGCGGAACCTCCATACCGGACGTCGTGACATACTTCATTCCGTCGGGTACACGACCTTTGGTCCGATAGTCCTGCTCCCATCGGCGGCGCGCGGCAAGAAGTTTTTCGAGCGGGGTCATGGATCCCTCCTCATAGACTTTCCTACCAGAGAATCTACAAATTTATCAAGAGGAGCGCAATCGCAACCCTAACGAATCCAGAACGTGATCCCGATCCCCGCCTGAAATTCGGCTTCCGTTTCGGGCACAAGTTGGAGGGCCGGGTCAATTTCGCCCCAGACATCTACATAAGAGTGTGGAAAGTGGTACTTTAGCCCGATGGGTACGCGAATACCGAAGGTGCCATCTTCGTTTTCCGGCAGCGCCAGATAGGCTCCCAAACCGTAGTACCACCGCCATTCCGGAGGAGAATCGAGGAGGTAGTCATAAATCTGGAAATCGGCGGTGCTCATGAACCAGTCATGCAAAGACCAGGCTGCAGTCACGTCCAGGGCGGTCCGTGGACTCCAGAAGAATTGCCCGTGGACGCCGGATGGCTCGCCCAGTGTCAGTCCAAGGCCAAACTCATCGCGATCGGCGGCACTGGCCACACCGATTGCACCTGCGAGAAGCAAGGCGATGATAGGCCCGGTGAATTGTCTCATGATAGATCTCGCTGCAATTCGATTGTAGCTGTGTGTTTACACGTGAAACGAAGGTATCTGCGATAGGGTTCCAAAGATTCTCTATGAAAAGCCATAGCAAAACCGGATGGTTTCCGCATTTTGTTCACGAAAATGATGCCCTCCTTGATTGGCTGACTTTCGGAGAGGCATGATTGTCGGAGAACGTCATCGTGGCGCAGGCAATCCGGCCCTGAAATTAGGGAGTCTGCCGATGATCCGCAGACAATCACAATACTGACCCCGCGCTGCGGCATTTTCGAAAGTCGTGATATCATGTTCGTACATAGTTTACATGGAACAAGAGAAATGGACGTCCATGGATAGAAAACACGATCTGTCAAACAGTGATGCAAGGTGGCCTGCTGCGTAGCATTCATGCAAATCGTGCTGCGCTGCTTTCAACTTATTGACTTTGCAGCCTTCCGTGATTAAGTTATAGTCTCAGGAATCCGAAACACATGCCTTTTGCCTTGGAACCAACTGCCTTTACGTATTTCCAATGAAACGGAGGAATTAAGATGAGTCTGAAACCGATTTGGTTGTGTGTTCTAGTGGGCGTAGTCGGCTTGGTCGTCCTGAGCTTTGCCTCTCCTTTGCCGGTGCAGCCGATCGCCGTCCAAGACGCGCAAGAAATGTTGCTTCAATTCGAGAACAACCCGCCTGCAACAATTCGTTCAGCGGGCGCAATCAGTGCGGTCCCATTAGGTGCATCCACGGACCCGCAAGTGC is from bacterium and encodes:
- a CDS encoding glycosyltransferase family 39 protein; the protein is MTDKRKSFDWILLAIIALAAVLRIFRIASESLWFDESAVLVRIESSYWGLFTDWHSHRQGWLHPFLLKLWFGVFGSSETALRLPSSIFGVLCVWAIYVTGKKMFGRTAGLAAALFMAVSPFAIQHSQEARPYTLYLLGGILSIYSLVLLLERYSRGRAAFYVISTLVALFSHPLAILLFPAHVAGYFVFRQYPEYPAIRQNTRLLIRTLLLTVILSLPQTGRSLILFVLKARGGDI
- a CDS encoding methylmalonyl-CoA mutase; protein product: MTPLEKLLAARRRWEQDYRTKGRVPDGMKYVTTSGMEVPPLSWTEEPHQAEEYLEKLGFPGQFPFTRGVHSSMYRGKPWTMRQFSGFAGPEETNARYRYIIEQGGEGLSVAFDLPTLMGRDPDSPWSAGEVGKCGVAVASLEDMEILFKDIPLGKITTSMTINGPAAVIWAMFIAAAENQGWKREQLGGTLQNDILKEYIAQKEFIYPPQPSVKLVVDTIEFAAREMPKWNPVSVSGYHIREAGSTAIQELAFTLADGFTYVEETLKRGLDIDEFAPRISLFFNSHLDFFEEIGKFRAARRIWARRMRDSYGAQSERSMLCRFHTQTAGCSLTAQQPEVNLIRTATEALAGVLGGTQSLHTNSMDETLALPSEKAVTLAMRTQQVIRHEVVAGAPIDPLGGSYFVEWMTDRMEKGAEEYFQKIEALGGVVRGIEGGFFQREIAHAAFRYQQEIDEGRRVIVGVNKYQVEGEELEIPILKIEENEVQKRQSTRIAALRRRRDAKRAQECLDRIKQDAEADKNIMPSLIASAHAYCTLGEMVDTLKEVYSEYEETVAF